A single window of Pectobacterium parmentieri DNA harbors:
- the otnK gene encoding 3-oxo-tetronate kinase — MIKLGVIADDFTGATDIASFLVNNGLPTVQLNGVPPSDFKVDTQAVVISLKSRSCPAEQAVADSLKALAWLQQQGCQQFYFKYCSTFDSTTKGNIGPVIDALLDQLSETQTIISPALPVNGRTVYQGHLFVMDQLLSESGMRHHPVTPMTDSNLMRVMEQQATGRCGLVPYAVMDQGAEAVKQRLAQLKEQGMRYVVLDTLNEQHLLTQGEALRDMKLVTGGSGLAIGLARQWAESATQTGSATEAGKPQSGAGVVLSGSCSVMTNKQVAHYLKQAAGRAIDVARCLASDDAQKAYVQELADWVKAHRDDALAPLLYATSSPDELAQIQQRWGAEASSQAVEQLFAAVAHQLQQDGFQRFIIAGGETSSIVVQTLGIHAFHIGPSISPGVPWVRSTNHPLSLALKSGNFGDEDFFARAQKEFAA; from the coding sequence ATGATCAAGCTAGGTGTGATTGCCGACGATTTTACCGGTGCCACAGATATCGCCAGCTTTCTGGTCAACAACGGGCTGCCGACCGTGCAACTCAACGGTGTACCGCCGTCCGATTTTAAGGTCGACACGCAGGCCGTGGTGATTAGCCTGAAGTCGCGTTCCTGCCCGGCGGAACAGGCCGTGGCGGATTCACTTAAGGCGCTGGCGTGGCTGCAACAGCAGGGCTGCCAGCAGTTCTACTTTAAATATTGCTCTACCTTCGACAGCACCACGAAAGGCAACATCGGTCCGGTAATCGATGCGCTGTTAGATCAGCTTAGCGAAACGCAAACCATCATCTCTCCAGCGCTGCCGGTGAACGGAAGAACCGTTTATCAGGGGCATTTATTCGTGATGGATCAATTGCTGTCCGAGTCTGGAATGCGCCACCATCCGGTCACGCCAATGACAGACAGCAACCTGATGCGCGTGATGGAGCAGCAGGCAACCGGGCGCTGTGGACTGGTGCCGTATGCCGTGATGGATCAGGGTGCAGAGGCCGTCAAACAGCGGCTGGCGCAGTTGAAAGAACAGGGTATGCGCTATGTGGTGCTGGATACGCTGAACGAGCAGCACCTGCTGACGCAGGGCGAGGCGCTGCGCGACATGAAGCTGGTCACCGGCGGCTCCGGTCTGGCGATTGGTCTGGCACGCCAGTGGGCGGAGTCCGCGACACAAACCGGTTCCGCCACCGAGGCGGGGAAACCACAATCCGGTGCAGGCGTTGTGCTATCCGGCTCCTGCTCAGTGATGACCAACAAGCAGGTCGCTCACTACCTGAAACAGGCGGCGGGTCGTGCCATTGACGTCGCCCGCTGCTTAGCAAGCGATGACGCTCAGAAAGCCTATGTGCAGGAGTTGGCTGACTGGGTAAAAGCACATCGTGACGACGCGCTCGCGCCGTTGCTGTATGCCACCTCGTCACCCGACGAACTGGCGCAGATTCAGCAGCGCTGGGGGGCGGAAGCCAGTAGCCAGGCAGTAGAACAACTGTTTGCCGCTGTCGCTCATCAGCTTCAGCAGGATGGCTTTCAGCGTTTCATTATCGCGGGTGGGGAAACCTCCAGCATCGTGGTGCAAACGCTGGGTATTCACGCGTTCCATATCGGGCCGTCTATTTCTCCCGGCGTGCCGTGGGTACGTTCTACCAATCATCCGCTTTCGCTGGCGTTGAAATCCGGCAACTTCGGTGATGAAGACTTTTTTGCCCGCGCCCAAAAGGAGTTTGCCGCATGA
- the otnC gene encoding 3-oxo-tetronate 4-phosphate decarboxylase, which produces MSEKHHSTEAVLNSEQRARADMVKLGASFFQRGYATGSAGNLSLLLDDSTLLATPTGSCLGELDAERLSKVSLSGEWISGDKPSKEVSFHLSIYRNDPECKAIVHLHSTYLTALSCLEGLDTQDAIKPFTPYVVMRVGKVPVVPYYRPGDARLGEDLAKLASRYKAFLLANHGPVVTGKDLRAAADNMEELEETAKLIFILGDRKIRYLTADDIAELS; this is translated from the coding sequence ATGAGTGAAAAACACCACAGCACTGAAGCAGTGCTGAACAGCGAGCAGCGCGCACGCGCGGACATGGTCAAGCTGGGCGCATCCTTTTTCCAGCGTGGCTACGCCACTGGTTCGGCTGGCAATCTCTCGCTGTTACTGGATGACAGCACGCTACTGGCAACGCCAACCGGCTCCTGCCTCGGTGAATTGGATGCCGAGCGGCTGTCCAAAGTCAGTCTGAGCGGTGAGTGGATTTCCGGCGATAAACCCTCGAAAGAGGTCAGCTTCCATCTGTCGATTTACCGTAACGACCCCGAATGCAAAGCGATCGTTCACCTGCACAGCACCTACCTGACGGCGCTCTCGTGTCTGGAAGGGTTGGATACACAGGACGCCATCAAGCCGTTCACGCCTTACGTGGTGATGCGCGTCGGTAAAGTACCCGTCGTCCCTTATTACCGCCCCGGCGACGCGCGACTCGGTGAAGATCTGGCAAAGCTGGCCTCGCGTTATAAAGCGTTTTTATTGGCTAACCACGGCCCGGTCGTCACCGGTAAGGATCTGCGAGCGGCGGCGGACAACATGGAAGAGCTGGAAGAAACCGCCAAGCTGATTTTTATTCTCGGTGACCGAAAAATTCGCTACCTCACCGCTGACGATATTGCCGAGCTCTCTTGA
- the otnI gene encoding 2-oxo-tetronate isomerase: protein MPKFAANLSMLFTDVPFLDRFKAAADAGFTSVEYLFPYEYPASLLAEKLRENGLEQVLFNTAPGNIAAGEWGVSALPDRVEDAHRDIDNALEYALALNCPSVLVMGGVVPPGEDRAAYQQTFIDNLRYAADKFAPHGINIMIEALSAKVKPNYLFASQYQALELANLIDRPNVYIQLDFFHAQIVDGNLTQIIHDLDGRIGHIQIASVPARHEPDEGEINYPFIFAELDRVNYSGWIGCEYNPRGKTEDGLGWVKPWLEK from the coding sequence ATGCCTAAGTTTGCTGCCAATCTTTCTATGCTGTTTACCGACGTGCCGTTTCTCGATCGCTTTAAAGCCGCTGCCGATGCGGGTTTCACTTCGGTCGAGTACCTGTTTCCTTATGAATATCCGGCATCGCTGCTGGCGGAAAAGCTGCGGGAAAATGGCTTGGAGCAAGTGTTGTTCAATACCGCGCCCGGCAATATCGCCGCAGGCGAGTGGGGCGTGTCTGCCCTGCCCGACCGTGTTGAAGATGCGCACCGGGATATTGATAACGCTCTGGAATATGCACTGGCGCTGAATTGTCCTTCGGTGCTGGTAATGGGGGGCGTCGTTCCACCCGGTGAAGACCGTGCAGCCTATCAGCAAACCTTTATCGATAACCTGCGCTACGCCGCCGATAAGTTTGCGCCGCACGGTATCAATATCATGATTGAGGCACTGAGCGCGAAGGTGAAACCGAATTATCTGTTCGCCAGTCAATATCAGGCGCTGGAATTAGCTAATCTGATCGACCGGCCGAACGTCTATATCCAGTTGGATTTCTTCCACGCGCAGATTGTCGATGGCAACCTGACGCAAATTATCCACGATTTGGATGGCCGTATCGGACATATTCAAATTGCCTCTGTTCCTGCACGGCATGAACCCGATGAGGGGGAAATTAATTACCCGTTTATCTTTGCCGAATTGGATCGCGTGAATTATTCCGGCTGGATTGGCTGTGAATATAACCCACGAGGCAAAACGGAAGACGGGCTGGGATGGGTTAAACCCTGGCTGGAAAAATAA
- a CDS encoding GntP family transporter has protein sequence MATSLLLCIAIAGVLLLLLMVIKFKIQPFVALLVVSLLVALATGIPTAEVMKVITSGMGGILGSVAIIIGLGAMLGRMIEVSGGAESLAHRFAQLMGPGLMVAALTIAAFILGIPVFFDVGFIILAPIIYGFAKVAKVSPIKFGLPVAGVMLTVHVALPPHPGPVAAAGLLNADIGWLTIIGLLVSIPVGIISYWAAKAMNRRKYALSVEVLEQLQLAKPEDSTPDTAPVSAPSAGLIAALIAIPIAIIMLGTVSATILPAGHPVRNVMSLVGSPAVALLIALALAFWLIALRRGWSLEKASGVMGDAMPAAAMVIMVTGAGGVFGKVLVESGIGKALADTLTSIHLPLVPAAFILSLALRASQGSATVAILTTCGLLSEAVSSLNQMQLVLVTLSACFGGLGLSHVNDSGFWIVTKYLGLSVADGLRTWTVLTTLLGLAGFLFTWALWLVM, from the coding sequence ATGGCCACCTCGCTCTTACTCTGCATCGCTATCGCCGGGGTATTACTCCTGCTGCTGATGGTCATTAAATTTAAAATTCAGCCCTTTGTCGCCCTGCTGGTTGTCAGTTTACTTGTTGCCTTAGCAACCGGTATTCCTACTGCTGAGGTGATGAAAGTGATTACCTCCGGCATGGGCGGTATTCTCGGTTCGGTGGCAATTATTATCGGCCTCGGAGCCATGCTCGGCAGGATGATCGAAGTGTCCGGCGGCGCGGAATCCCTGGCACACCGCTTTGCCCAATTAATGGGACCGGGATTAATGGTGGCCGCATTAACCATTGCCGCCTTTATTCTTGGTATTCCGGTCTTTTTCGATGTCGGCTTTATTATTCTCGCCCCGATTATTTACGGCTTTGCGAAAGTCGCTAAAGTTTCCCCGATTAAATTCGGTTTGCCCGTCGCAGGCGTGATGCTGACGGTACACGTTGCACTGCCGCCCCACCCTGGCCCAGTCGCCGCGGCTGGCCTGTTGAATGCGGATATCGGTTGGCTGACCATCATCGGCCTGCTGGTGTCGATTCCAGTCGGCATCATCAGCTACTGGGCAGCCAAAGCCATGAACCGCCGCAAATATGCGCTTTCCGTCGAGGTACTGGAGCAGCTACAGTTGGCGAAGCCGGAAGACAGCACACCGGATACGGCACCCGTCTCTGCCCCCTCGGCTGGGCTGATCGCCGCGCTGATCGCCATACCTATCGCCATCATTATGCTCGGCACCGTGTCTGCAACCATTTTGCCAGCCGGACATCCCGTGCGTAACGTGATGTCACTGGTTGGATCTCCCGCTGTGGCGCTGCTGATTGCACTGGCATTAGCGTTCTGGCTGATCGCTCTGCGTCGCGGTTGGTCGTTGGAAAAGGCCAGCGGTGTCATGGGCGATGCCATGCCTGCCGCAGCGATGGTCATTATGGTGACCGGTGCCGGTGGTGTGTTCGGCAAGGTGCTGGTGGAGTCAGGCATCGGTAAAGCGCTGGCGGATACGCTGACCAGCATTCATCTGCCGCTGGTGCCTGCCGCATTTATTCTGTCGTTGGCGCTGCGTGCCTCACAAGGTTCTGCCACCGTCGCCATTCTCACCACCTGTGGCCTGCTGAGCGAAGCCGTCAGCAGCCTGAACCAGATGCAGTTGGTGCTGGTGACGCTCTCTGCCTGCTTTGGTGGGCTGGGCCTGTCGCACGTTAATGACTCCGGTTTCTGGATCGTCACCAAATATCTGGGGCTATCCGTCGCCGATGGCCTGCGTACCTGGACGGTGTTAACCACTCTTCTCGGGCTGGCCGGGTTCCTCTTTACCTGGGCGCTTTGGCTGGTCATGTAA
- a CDS encoding methyl-accepting chemotaxis protein, giving the protein MNFLAKMKLGTMLGSGFASVIIIGLMVAVLGRVHLANLGKDIESLSEKNLTNLLLIQDTKSGFEVVARVVRNIGLSQDNARIQEEKRLFDQQITRNNEALAKVYKQLAEPEARDLLEQLTQARPVYLQAVNKAIALSLSGVPEEKVQATLVMVNEMPPAQASVFAALDGLTALQKEQTMKMTTNAMNKAKDDGNMLLLFAAFSVFIGIFISILITRTIKNLLGGEVTYAAQIAQAVAQGNLAVAINLRSGDDRSVLAAMDGMRKSLSSIVEQVRESSESIATGASQIAAGSTDLSQRTEEQAANLQQTAASMEEMSQTVHQNSDTVRNAAQLAQAASNTAAKGGEAVSNIVVTMQEITNSSHKIGDIISVIDSIAFQTNILALNAAVEAARAGEQGRGFAVVAGEVRSLAQRSATAAKEIKALIDHSVEKVETGSVLVSNAGTTIEELVRQARHVADLIGEIGVTTQEQESGVSQIHDAVNQLDQVTQQNAALVEQSASAADSLSDQAAHLVELMKVFIVDGGTSQRIAPALKRPSSAKLSLTNHKSGTGNHSQNWEQF; this is encoded by the coding sequence ATGAATTTTTTAGCAAAAATGAAGCTTGGCACCATGCTGGGTTCTGGCTTCGCCTCTGTCATTATCATCGGTCTGATGGTCGCCGTTCTGGGTCGCGTACACCTCGCTAATCTGGGTAAGGATATTGAATCACTCTCTGAAAAAAATCTGACCAACCTGCTTCTCATTCAGGACACCAAAAGTGGTTTTGAGGTTGTCGCCCGTGTAGTCCGTAATATCGGTCTCTCACAAGACAACGCCCGTATACAGGAAGAAAAACGCCTGTTTGATCAGCAGATTACCCGAAATAATGAAGCGCTGGCGAAAGTCTATAAACAGCTTGCCGAACCGGAGGCTCGTGATCTGCTGGAACAACTCACACAGGCACGGCCGGTTTATCTGCAAGCGGTGAATAAGGCCATTGCATTAAGCCTCTCCGGGGTGCCCGAAGAAAAAGTGCAGGCAACATTAGTCATGGTCAATGAAATGCCACCCGCACAGGCGTCCGTTTTCGCGGCTCTGGACGGGCTGACTGCGTTGCAGAAAGAGCAAACGATGAAAATGACGACCAACGCTATGAATAAAGCCAAGGATGATGGAAATATGCTGCTGCTGTTTGCTGCGTTCTCAGTATTCATCGGGATTTTTATCTCCATTCTGATCACCCGCACGATAAAGAACCTGCTGGGTGGCGAAGTGACTTACGCCGCACAGATCGCCCAAGCGGTTGCGCAGGGAAATCTGGCTGTCGCGATCAATCTCCGCTCTGGAGACGATCGCAGCGTGCTAGCAGCAATGGATGGTATGCGTAAAAGCCTGAGCAGTATCGTTGAACAAGTGCGTGAGAGCAGTGAATCTATCGCAACCGGCGCCAGCCAGATCGCCGCAGGCAGCACCGATCTCAGCCAGCGCACGGAAGAACAGGCGGCCAACCTGCAACAAACCGCCGCCTCAATGGAAGAGATGAGCCAAACGGTACACCAGAATTCGGATACGGTACGTAACGCCGCTCAACTGGCGCAGGCCGCCAGCAACACTGCCGCTAAAGGCGGTGAAGCCGTCAGCAATATTGTTGTTACCATGCAAGAAATCACCAACAGCTCACACAAAATTGGTGACATCATCAGCGTCATTGACAGCATCGCCTTCCAGACTAATATTCTGGCGCTCAATGCCGCAGTAGAGGCTGCACGAGCGGGTGAGCAAGGCCGTGGTTTTGCCGTGGTGGCGGGCGAAGTGCGCTCGCTGGCACAGCGCTCCGCCACCGCCGCCAAAGAGATTAAAGCGTTGATCGACCACAGCGTCGAGAAAGTCGAGACGGGTTCTGTTCTGGTCAGCAATGCGGGAACGACGATCGAAGAATTAGTGCGTCAGGCTCGACACGTTGCCGATCTGATCGGCGAAATTGGCGTCACCACGCAGGAACAAGAGTCCGGCGTCTCACAGATTCATGATGCCGTTAACCAACTCGATCAGGTGACGCAACAGAACGCCGCGCTCGTTGAGCAATCCGCGTCTGCTGCCGATAGCCTGAGCGATCAGGCAGCCCATCTGGTAGAGCTGATGAAAGTCTTCATCGTTGACGGCGGAACGTCGCAGCGCATTGCGCCCGCGTTAAAAAGACCCTCAAGCGCAAAGCTTTCCCTAACGAACCATAAAAGCGGTACAGGAAACCACAGTCAAAACTGGGAACAGTTCTAA
- a CDS encoding methyl-accepting chemotaxis protein yields MQRIRKMKLGTQVGSGFAIVIIIGLLVAIFGRTHLIGLGNTTDNLAKNHLANLIVLQELKDNLNVTIKATLRMLITTEKTVLEDNQKLIETTSAKNAKLVTQLEENLQAKEVRNILGDLQQNRTAFATVGRQSVALSLNNKQAESIELVKTQLEPIQTKLFNNLNTMIQLQKDYTTQTATNAIEESYYDGNSLLILAGIASLIGVCIAWLITRHIKKQLGGEPTYATQVTQEIAQGNLAIPINLATGDTTSLLSAMNHMRKSLSGIVEQVRESSESIATGASQIAAGSTDLSQRTEEQAANLQQTAASMEEMSQTVRQNSDTVRNAAQLAQATSNTAAKGGEAVNNIVITMKEITDSSQKIGDIISVIDGIAFQTNILALNAAVEAARAGEQGRGFAVVAGEVRSLAQRSATAAKEIKELIGHSVKKVETGSALVSDAGTTIEELVRQARHVADLINEIGVTTQEQESGVSQIHDAVNQLDQVTQQNAALVEQSASAADSLSDQAAHLVELMKVFVVEGGSSQHVASPLKRPTSTTLSLANPKSKTGSSSQNWETF; encoded by the coding sequence ATGCAGCGTATAAGAAAAATGAAACTGGGCACTCAGGTCGGTTCGGGTTTTGCCATTGTTATTATTATCGGCCTATTAGTGGCCATCTTCGGCAGAACGCATCTGATTGGCCTCGGGAATACCACTGACAATCTTGCCAAGAACCACCTTGCCAACCTCATCGTGCTACAAGAGTTGAAAGATAATCTGAACGTCACGATCAAAGCCACGTTACGCATGCTTATCACAACGGAAAAAACGGTTCTGGAGGACAATCAAAAACTGATTGAAACCACGAGCGCCAAAAACGCAAAGCTCGTCACTCAACTAGAAGAGAATTTACAAGCAAAAGAGGTTCGCAATATTCTGGGTGACCTTCAACAAAACCGCACTGCATTTGCCACCGTAGGCCGTCAATCCGTCGCCCTGTCGCTCAACAATAAACAGGCCGAATCCATCGAGTTAGTCAAAACCCAGCTTGAGCCGATACAAACCAAACTTTTCAACAATCTGAACACCATGATTCAATTGCAGAAAGACTACACCACGCAAACGGCCACCAATGCGATTGAAGAGTCTTACTATGATGGCAATTCACTGTTGATACTGGCAGGCATCGCTTCATTGATTGGTGTGTGCATCGCCTGGCTGATTACTCGCCACATCAAAAAGCAACTGGGTGGCGAACCCACCTATGCCACACAGGTCACACAGGAAATCGCCCAGGGTAATCTCGCCATACCGATTAATCTGGCGACAGGCGACACGACCAGCCTGTTATCCGCCATGAACCACATGCGCAAGAGCCTGAGTGGTATTGTTGAACAGGTGCGTGAAAGCAGTGAATCCATCGCGACCGGAGCCAGCCAGATCGCCGCAGGCAGCACCGATCTCAGCCAGCGCACGGAAGAGCAAGCAGCCAACCTGCAACAAACCGCTGCCTCAATGGAAGAAATGAGCCAAACCGTGAGACAGAACTCAGATACGGTGCGTAACGCTGCACAACTGGCGCAGGCCACCAGCAATACTGCGGCTAAAGGTGGTGAAGCCGTCAACAATATCGTTATCACCATGAAAGAAATTACTGACAGCTCGCAAAAAATTGGTGACATCATCAGCGTCATTGATGGTATCGCTTTTCAGACCAATATTCTGGCGCTCAACGCCGCAGTAGAGGCCGCACGCGCGGGTGAGCAAGGACGAGGTTTTGCCGTAGTCGCTGGCGAAGTGCGCTCGCTGGCACAGCGCTCCGCCACCGCCGCCAAAGAGATTAAAGAGCTGATCGGCCACAGCGTCAAGAAAGTCGAGACGGGTTCTGCTCTGGTCAGCGATGCGGGAACGACGATCGAAGAGTTAGTGCGTCAAGCCCGCCACGTTGCCGACTTGATCAACGAAATTGGCGTCACCACGCAGGAACAAGAATCCGGCGTTTCACAGATTCATGATGCCGTTAACCAACTCGATCAGGTCACCCAGCAGAACGCTGCTCTCGTCGAGCAATCCGCTTCCGCTGCCGATAGCCTGAGCGATCAGGCCGCCCATCTGGTAGAGCTGATGAAAGTCTTCGTCGTTGAAGGCGGGTCGTCGCAGCATGTTGCATCGCCGCTGAAAAGGCCCACCAGCACAACGCTTTCCCTCGCTAATCCTAAAAGCAAAACGGGAAGCAGTAGCCAAAACTGGGAAACCTTTTAA
- a CDS encoding methyl-accepting chemotaxis protein, which produces MNLIKNSSLGKMLGTGFTLVIAIGFLVAIFGRIQLDKLGENIQVLSQVRIANLLMMEEFKDNINANAIAVRNLVLLEDERQMQEEKARIEELISRNNALLLKIDDSTVDKHAKGLVTILEQVRPAYSVAMKEAITLAMTGKNNEARDLLLTDVKAKQDSVFNALNNMVNWQEKLTVEIADQSLKNANNAGTLMVIIALLSVVLGILISWWITRTIKRQIGGEPAYTLEVTRQVAQGNLAVTIELRDGDTTSVLASIEDMRQNLSNLVGQVHQSSESIATGATQIAMGNTDLSQRTEEQAANLQETAASMEQMNTTVKQNAATVRTATELAHSASTTAQKGGDAVNNVVRTMEDITASSRKIGDIIGVIDSIAFQTNILALNAAVEAARAGEQGRGFAVVASEVRSLAQRSASAAREIKDLISVSVANVEMGEKLVNDAGITIKDIVEKSQHVANLLSEIGLTTHEQEQGVAQVNDAVNQLDQVTQQNAALVEESASAADSLSEQARTLLELMGVFKISGVQAPAPRLTSPMKPQTAPRLALASQSGNASSNNWETF; this is translated from the coding sequence ATGAATCTCATCAAAAATAGCAGCCTGGGTAAAATGCTAGGGACAGGCTTTACTCTGGTCATTGCCATCGGTTTTCTGGTGGCGATATTTGGTCGTATCCAGTTAGACAAACTCGGCGAAAACATTCAAGTGTTATCGCAAGTCCGTATTGCCAACCTCCTGATGATGGAAGAGTTTAAAGACAACATTAACGCCAATGCGATTGCTGTCAGAAATCTGGTATTGCTGGAAGACGAGAGGCAAATGCAGGAAGAGAAAGCGCGTATCGAGGAGCTAATCTCTCGCAATAACGCACTGCTATTAAAAATAGACGATAGCACTGTCGATAAGCATGCTAAGGGGCTGGTAACCATACTGGAACAGGTACGCCCAGCTTACAGCGTCGCCATGAAAGAGGCTATTACGCTGGCGATGACAGGCAAGAATAACGAAGCACGTGACCTGTTATTAACCGACGTAAAAGCCAAGCAGGATTCTGTCTTTAACGCCTTGAATAACATGGTTAACTGGCAAGAGAAACTCACGGTTGAAATCGCCGATCAATCTTTAAAAAATGCGAATAATGCGGGTACGCTGATGGTCATCATCGCCCTGCTTTCCGTCGTGCTGGGTATACTGATTTCATGGTGGATCACTCGGACGATTAAACGCCAAATCGGGGGGGAACCGGCCTACACGCTGGAAGTAACGCGTCAGGTCGCACAAGGGAATCTGGCCGTTACGATTGAACTACGCGACGGAGACACCACCAGCGTACTGGCGTCGATAGAAGATATGCGTCAAAACCTGAGCAATCTTGTCGGTCAGGTACATCAGAGCAGCGAATCGATCGCCACGGGTGCGACACAGATCGCAATGGGCAACACCGATCTCAGCCAACGCACGGAAGAGCAGGCGGCGAACCTTCAGGAAACCGCCGCCTCGATGGAACAGATGAATACCACGGTGAAACAGAATGCGGCGACCGTGCGCACCGCAACAGAGTTAGCCCATTCTGCCAGCACTACGGCGCAGAAAGGCGGCGATGCAGTCAATAACGTTGTACGGACAATGGAAGATATCACCGCCAGTTCGCGTAAAATCGGCGATATTATCGGTGTCATAGATAGCATTGCTTTCCAGACCAACATTCTGGCCCTCAACGCTGCCGTTGAAGCAGCAAGAGCCGGTGAACAGGGCCGTGGCTTCGCCGTGGTCGCCAGTGAAGTGCGTTCTCTGGCACAGCGTTCCGCTTCCGCCGCGCGTGAAATCAAAGATCTGATTAGCGTAAGCGTAGCGAATGTAGAAATGGGTGAGAAACTGGTTAACGACGCAGGTATCACCATCAAAGACATTGTCGAAAAATCTCAGCACGTTGCTAACCTGCTCAGTGAAATCGGCCTGACAACACACGAGCAGGAACAAGGCGTTGCCCAAGTGAATGATGCGGTGAATCAGCTCGATCAGGTGACGCAGCAGAATGCCGCACTGGTGGAAGAGTCAGCTTCTGCCGCTGACAGCTTGAGTGAGCAGGCCAGAACGCTGCTGGAATTAATGGGCGTTTTCAAAATCAGCGGCGTTCAAGCACCAGCACCGCGACTGACATCACCGATGAAACCGCAAACTGCACCGAGATTGGCTCTAGCCAGCCAATCAGGTAACGCCAGCAGCAATAACTGGGAAACCTTTTAA
- a CDS encoding methyl-accepting chemotaxis protein, giving the protein MKNISLGKMLGAGFTLIIVIGFLVAILGRIQLEKLGGNIQFLSQMRISNLLLMQEVKDNVNIAARSIRNIALLTDQQQMKVEQDRIEKTIARNSDLLVQIRKNAVDNEAKTLLATFEQARPAYTSSMKKAIVLAMTSEHDAFRNVLLTEVRTTQASVFDTLDKMVEMQKQLTVTLANESENNALRAGTLMLIIALGSALLGGVVAWWITRKIKRQLGGEPAYTLEITRQVAQGNLAIAIERRAGDTTSVLAAMEEMRQSLSNIVGQVHQSSESIATGASQIAMGNTDLSQRTEEQAANLQETAASMEEMNTTVKQNADTVRTAAQLANSASAAARKGGDVVNNVVRTMEEITASSRKIGDIIGVIDGIAFQTNILALNAAVEAARAGEQGRGFAVVAGEVRSLAQRSASAAREIKDLIGVSVGKVEAGEALVNEAGITIEEVVEQSQRVASLITEIGLTTHEQEQGVSQVNDAVNQLDQVTQQNAALVEESASAADSLSQQAKNLLELMGVFKIDGVQPQRAAPPVATQSRPRLTLAGKSSHQNWETF; this is encoded by the coding sequence ATGAAGAATATAAGTTTGGGAAAAATGTTAGGGGCAGGATTTACGCTCATTATCGTTATTGGGTTTTTAGTCGCCATATTGGGTCGCATTCAATTAGAAAAGCTCGGGGGAAATATTCAGTTTTTGTCACAAATGCGTATTTCCAATCTCCTGCTCATGCAGGAAGTTAAAGACAACGTCAACATCGCGGCACGATCCATCAGAAATATTGCGCTACTAACCGACCAACAGCAAATGAAGGTGGAACAAGATCGCATTGAGAAAACCATCGCACGCAATAGCGATTTACTCGTACAAATACGCAAAAACGCGGTGGATAACGAGGCTAAAACACTGCTCGCCACGTTCGAGCAGGCTCGCCCCGCGTATACCAGCAGCATGAAGAAAGCCATCGTTCTGGCTATGACCAGCGAACACGACGCATTTCGTAACGTCCTGCTGACGGAGGTACGCACCACGCAAGCAAGCGTATTCGATACGCTGGATAAAATGGTTGAGATGCAAAAACAACTGACTGTCACGCTCGCCAATGAATCTGAGAATAATGCGTTACGCGCTGGCACCCTAATGCTGATCATCGCACTGGGCTCTGCTCTGCTGGGAGGCGTTGTTGCCTGGTGGATTACCCGGAAAATCAAGCGCCAGCTTGGTGGGGAACCCGCCTATACGCTGGAGATTACCCGCCAGGTTGCACAAGGGAATCTTGCCATCGCTATTGAACGACGCGCCGGAGACACCACCAGCGTCCTCGCTGCGATGGAGGAAATGCGCCAAAGCCTGAGCAATATCGTTGGGCAAGTCCATCAAAGCAGCGAGTCTATCGCCACAGGCGCTAGTCAGATTGCGATGGGGAATACCGATCTCAGCCAGCGCACAGAAGAGCAGGCCGCCAACCTGCAAGAAACCGCTGCTTCCATGGAAGAAATGAATACCACGGTTAAACAGAACGCCGACACCGTGCGCACCGCCGCACAGCTCGCCAACTCAGCCAGTGCCGCCGCCCGTAAAGGAGGGGATGTCGTCAACAACGTCGTGCGGACTATGGAAGAGATCACGGCTAGTTCACGTAAAATCGGCGATATTATTGGCGTGATTGACGGTATTGCTTTCCAAACCAATATTCTGGCACTCAACGCCGCTGTCGAAGCCGCGCGAGCGGGAGAACAGGGACGCGGGTTTGCAGTCGTCGCCGGAGAAGTTCGCTCATTGGCTCAACGCTCCGCTTCTGCTGCGCGTGAAATCAAGGATCTGATTGGCGTTAGCGTAGGAAAAGTGGAAGCCGGTGAGGCGCTCGTTAACGAAGCGGGCATCACCATAGAAGAAGTTGTGGAACAATCGCAGCGAGTCGCCAGCCTTATCACGGAGATCGGCCTGACTACGCATGAGCAGGAACAGGGCGTTTCTCAAGTCAATGATGCGGTGAACCAACTCGATCAGGTCACTCAGCAGAACGCGGCACTGGTTGAAGAGTCGGCTTCCGCCGCAGATAGCCTGAGCCAACAGGCCAAAAATCTGCTTGAACTGATGGGGGTTTTCAAAATTGACGGCGTCCAGCCACAGCGAGCCGCACCACCGGTAGCTACGCAATCCAGACCGAGACTGACGTTAGCTGGCAAGTCGAGTCACCAGAACTGGGAAACCTTTTAA